A genomic region of Bernardetia sp. ABR2-2B contains the following coding sequences:
- a CDS encoding 4Fe-4S dicluster domain-containing protein, with the protein MALRITDACINCGACQIECPNNAIYEGSQNWSFAEGTNLKKVETQDGRILDAHTEFPPLDDFIYYIVSDKCTECNGFHDEPQCAFVCPADCCIIDENVVETEEELLLKKEWLHD; encoded by the coding sequence ATGGCTTTAAGAATAACAGATGCGTGTATAAATTGTGGTGCTTGTCAGATAGAATGTCCAAATAATGCGATTTATGAGGGTTCTCAAAACTGGTCGTTTGCAGAGGGAACAAATCTAAAAAAAGTAGAAACTCAAGACGGAAGAATTTTAGATGCTCATACAGAATTTCCTCCTTTAGATGATTTTATTTATTATATCGTAAGTGATAAATGTACGGAATGTAATGGTTTTCACGATGAGCCTCAATGTGCTTTTGTTTGTCCTGCTGATTGTTGTATTATTGACGAGAATGTTGTAGAAACAGAAGAAGAGCTTTTATTGAAAAAAGAGTGGTTGCACGACTAA
- a CDS encoding AAA family ATPase: MEAILFIGLQGSGKSTFYKKEYFNSHLRISLDLLNTRNKEAKLLDFCLEFQQRLVIDNTNPTKKERAKYIQKLKKRGFKIIGIYFDTTLQTALERNDLRKGKAKIAKVGVLSTYKKMELPTYEEGFDEIYIVNTENENSQLKKIENEV; encoded by the coding sequence ATGGAAGCAATACTTTTTATAGGGCTACAAGGGAGTGGAAAATCAACATTTTATAAAAAAGAATATTTTAATTCTCATTTGAGAATTAGTTTAGACTTACTCAATACAAGAAATAAAGAGGCTAAATTATTAGATTTCTGCTTAGAATTTCAGCAGCGTTTAGTCATTGACAATACAAACCCAACAAAAAAAGAACGTGCAAAATATATTCAAAAACTAAAGAAAAGAGGATTTAAAATTATCGGAATTTATTTTGACACAACTTTACAGACAGCCTTAGAAAGAAATGATTTGAGGAAAGGAAAAGCGAAAATTGCAAAAGTGGGAGTTTTATCTACTTACAAAAAAATGGAACTTCCCACGTATGAAGAGGGTTTTGATGAAATATATATAGTCAATACAGAAAATGAAAACTCTCAACTAAAAAAAATAGAAAATGAAGTTTGA
- a CDS encoding copper-binding protein, with protein MKKIALLALAATFMFACQSEKKETVEETPVEEMVLLEDTSVEEAEVTVDETPQEDVYSVRGQLVGMTEADEAGHVVVTVNHEEIPDVMMAMKMDFKAEATSMQGMTADDKVSFEMVKTEEGYMMRNVAKLPAETELMLKK; from the coding sequence ATGAAAAAGATTGCCCTTTTAGCTCTTGCAGCGACGTTTATGTTTGCTTGTCAGTCAGAAAAAAAAGAAACTGTTGAAGAAACTCCAGTTGAGGAGATGGTTCTTTTGGAAGATACTTCAGTTGAAGAAGCAGAAGTTACAGTGGATGAAACGCCACAAGAAGATGTTTATTCTGTTCGTGGACAGCTTGTAGGCATGACCGAAGCAGATGAAGCAGGACATGTAGTGGTTACTGTCAATCATGAAGAAATTCCTGATGTGATGATGGCAATGAAAATGGACTTTAAAGCAGAAGCTACTTCAATGCAAGGAATGACTGCTGACGATAAAGTTTCTTTTGAAATGGTAAAAACAGAAGAAGGCTATATGATGAGAAATGTAGCTAAACTTCCAGCCGAAACTGAATTGATGTTGAAAAAGTAA
- a CDS encoding GNAT family N-acetyltransferase produces MKNKYIFKSQRLGFRNWQNTDTEKLFALNSDKDVMEFFPFLPSLEQTQALIEKMRGQFEKNGFCYFAVDLLETNEFIGFIGIAEQNYEADFTPCIDIGWRLDKKYWGKGYASEGAKRCLEFAFEEMKLKSIKAVAPKINLKSINVMEKIGMKYVKDFKHPALENDKRLETCVLYEINKEI; encoded by the coding sequence TTGAAAAACAAATATATTTTTAAATCGCAACGTTTAGGCTTTAGAAATTGGCAAAATACTGATACAGAGAAGCTCTTTGCTTTAAATTCTGATAAAGATGTAATGGAATTTTTTCCTTTTCTGCCTTCTTTAGAACAAACACAAGCATTGATAGAGAAAATGAGAGGTCAGTTTGAAAAAAATGGCTTTTGTTATTTTGCTGTTGATTTGTTAGAAACCAATGAATTTATTGGTTTTATCGGAATCGCAGAACAAAACTATGAAGCTGACTTCACGCCTTGTATAGATATTGGTTGGCGATTAGATAAAAAATACTGGGGAAAAGGCTATGCTAGTGAAGGCGCAAAACGCTGTTTGGAATTTGCTTTTGAGGAAATGAAATTGAAGTCTATAAAAGCTGTCGCACCAAAAATAAATCTAAAATCTATAAATGTAATGGAAAAAATCGGAATGAAATACGTAAAAGATTTCAAACATCCAGCCTTAGAAAATGACAAGCGATTAGAAACTTGTGTGTTATATGAAATAAATAAAGAAATTTAA